The Diadema setosum chromosome 1, eeDiaSeto1, whole genome shotgun sequence genome has a window encoding:
- the LOC140229501 gene encoding LOW QUALITY PROTEIN: uncharacterized protein (The sequence of the model RefSeq protein was modified relative to this genomic sequence to represent the inferred CDS: inserted 1 base in 1 codon) encodes MRVAALISGGKDSCFNMMQCVAEGHDLVALVNLYPHHVDELDSYMFQTVGHHAIDLYSQAMGLPLYRAPIXGGSVEQGRDYHPTAGDEVEDLYQILKKVKEDLQIEAVSVGAILSNYQRVRVENVCSRLGLTSLAYLWRRDQTELLGEMIDADIHAIIIKVAALGLKAKHLGKSIKEIQPHMEAMKTKYQLNVCGEGGEYETFTLDCPLFSKRIVIDDFKVVQHDEDDISPVFYIHFNKMHLAAKDKIVEEKSFAERIRDIKMKWGKSLCSDLDIPDLTPSKNSPLENPKININCSFTEESETCQPPLCNHGNQGFAWVSGVRASSEANGGSDSSVLQSTEVAMETLKEQLQSQGYGLQDAILVHLYVRDMADFAHINSIYCKYFSLNPPARVCVQASIPEGTVLQLDCLAHHTPPPQGQGGGEEDRDPAHYRTTMHVQGLSHWAPANIGPYSQAVQIGKLVFCAGIIALCPSSMRMIEGGINAESRLSLRSVARVLAAMQRGLGLRDVVAATCYLMQLELEGTARNHWLRSLEEESAADEHQELCGERPSIPCLVNYVVVPSLPRGALVEWHVVAATDKHTWQYYEAISSGEAVTVELKVAWCSQSGAAFISARVDPQPNTTEINLHSAVKALVSAVSMEMNGRGWDTHDILSFKVFHDQSQIPQSRINAALHTELTQSRDRPVHFASLPVKSLPPPCILDACIWIQAQPSPTNDDADL; translated from the exons CGGGGGCAAAGACAGCTGCTTCAACATGATGCAGTGTGTCGCCGAAGGTCATGACCTTGTAGCTCTGGTCAACCTCTATCCACATCATGTAG ATGAGCTGGACAGCTACATGTTTCAGACTGTGGGTCACCACGCCATTGACCTCTACTCACAGGCCATGGGGCTGCCCCTGTACCGGGCCCCCA AAGGGGGCTCTGTGGAGCAAGGGAGGGACTACCACCCCACTGCCGGAGACGAGGTGGAGGACCTCTACCAGATCCTGAAGAAAGTGAAA GAAGACCTGCAAATAGAGGCTGTCTCGGTCGGAGCCATCTTGTCCAACTATCAGAGAGTTAGAGTGGAAAATGT ATGTTCTCGTCTTGGTCTCACATCCCTGGCCTATCTGTGGCGACGGGACCAGACGGAGCTGCTGGGGGAGATGATCGATGCCGACATCCATGCCATCATCATAAAAGTGGCAGCTTTag GTCTAAAAGCCAAACATCTAGGGAAGTCCATCAAAGAGATCCAACCTCACATGGAAGCAATG AAAACCAAATACCAACTCAATGTGTGTGGGGAGGGTGGCGAGTACGAGACGTTCACGTTGGACTGCCCTCTCTTCAGCAAACGCATTGTCAT TGATGACTTCAAAGTTGTGCAACATGACGAGGATGACATTTCACCAGTCTTCTACATCCACTTCAACAAGATGCACCTTGCAGCGAAAGACAAG ATTGTGGAAGAGAAGAGTTTTGCAGAGAGAATCAGAGACATCAAGATGAAGTGGGGAAAGTCTCTCTGTAGTGACCTGGACATTCCTGATCTGACTCCAAGCAAAAATTCCCCTCTTGAGAATCCCAAAATCAACATCAACTGTTCATTCACTGAGG AGTCGGAGACTTGCCAGCCTCCAttgtgtaaccatggtaaccagggCTTTGCCTGGGTGTCTGGTGTGAGGGCATCCAGCGAAGCAAATGGCGGTAGTGACTCCTCCGTCCTGCAGAGCACAgaggttgccatggaaacactCAAAG AACAGCTCCAGAGTCAGGGATATGGTCTACAAGATGCCATACTGGTTCACCTGTATGTCAGAGACATGGCTGACTTTGCCCACATCAACTCCATATACTGCAAATACTTCTCACTCAATCCACCAGCAAG GGTGTGTGTTCAGGCTAGTATACCAGAAGGTACAGTACTACAGCTGGACTGTCTAGCCCACCATACACCACCCCCTCAGGGGCAGGGCGGGGGTGAGGAAGATAGGGATCCCGCTCACTACAGGACCACCATGCACGTTCAGGGCTTATCGCACTGGGCTCCAGCTAACATAGGCCCTTACAGCCAGGCTGTACAG ATTGGGAAATTAGTGTTCTGTGCTGGTATAATAGCACTATGCCCTAGCTCCATGCGGATGATAGAGGGTGGTATCAATGCAGAGAGCAGGCTGTCCCTACGAAGTGTAGCCAGAGTCCTGGCCGCCATGCAGCGCGGGCTAGGCCTGAGGGACGTTGTGGCTGCCACCTGCTACCTGATGCAGCTGGAACTTGAGGGCACGGCCAGAAACCACTGGCTGAGATCTCTGGAGGAAGAATCG gCAGCAGATGAGCATCAGGAGTTATGCGGCGAGCGTCCCAGCATTCCTTGCCTGGTGAACTACGTCGTCGTTCCGTCCCTACCCAGGGGAGCCCTGGTGGAGTGGCACGTAGTTGCTGCCACAGATAAGCACACGTGGCAAT ATTATGAGGCTATATCTTCAGGAGAAGCTGTTACTGTGGAGCTGAAGGTGGCATGGTGCAGTCAGTCCGGAGCAGCCTTCATCTCTGCAAGAGTTG ACCCCCAGCCGAATACCACGGAGATCAACCTCCACTCTGCCGTGAAGGCACTGGTCTCTGCAGTCTCCATGGAGATGAACGGCCGAGGATGGGACACCCATGACATCCTGTCCTTTAAGGTCTTCCATGATCAGAGTCAAATACCTCAGTCGAGAATCAATGCAG CTCTACACACTGAACTGACACAGAGTCGAGACAGGCCAGTCCACTTTGCAAGTCTCCCTGTGAAGTCGCTGCCACCGCCTTGCATCTTGGATGCGTGTATATGGATCCAGGCCCAACCCTCCCCTACCAACGACGATGCCGACTTATGA